The proteins below come from a single Metarhizium brunneum chromosome 1, complete sequence genomic window:
- the abc4_1 gene encoding ATP-binding cassette transporter abc4: MNVVIHRFRDYEFSPMRNRVVLGDNGPQTFPSRISSAASQVPWVVEASSAARSGIPQATVLATSCLLIVLHLIRRRSKRSLSHHAVKSRASGLRWGYEVLSQMARAAALAFLAAAFFQGHAHVLNVVLVAYIFALGLTRLVTEAPWRQEALYHINLIIVAELAILITAQLLPCIEIDVECTEDASVVGAAGALSFGLAVAMCTPRQWIQPQLAYEIPGFHVPDEPALEEETSWVNYYCTYQWLTPTIWKGTWGKLDMSGIPKLAWYDEPLYLLRQVQLARAASKSTLWTTLRFQRTELALMSILIGLAYIVENVSPFGMFQLLAYLDDPGSAVYRPWIWLLLTFFGPMSRSILFQGYVFTSTRLIVRIKSAMTQELYQRALESMELEDDPFAGKFDDDKEKKGKENSTKATSAGRLANLMAADVEAIFKARDVIIILVGVPAGTIVSFVGLYRMLGWVSIVGVVILVLATPISFLLGKWMYRTQKKVRKAQDSRISLVTEYLASIKAIKYFAWEKPITEKIVESRALEQKALWGVSVLQVFINQITQIFPYLSLLVMFGLHVIIDKQRLTASTAFTTVYLVKNIRRNIMMASYFARSFAGAIVAFGRLDKYFASTVPLVQYPEGPLRIEKGYFRRNKKAIFRLEDISLDFVQGGLNVVTGQSGSGKSTLMLAILGETYLESGSISVPADIAYASQTSWLQNETIKDNILFGSPMEKVRYDRVLTACCLPEDLRELPDGDRTSVGENGTSLSGGQKARVALARALYSKAPLLLLDDIFAALDAKTSAGVWKHCFCGDLLKGRTVVLVTQVPWIAAQADLSILLEKGQVKAAEPNIGVVRRPIKIAEVLGGDADDSSETEVETPPEPDLQAISDALNDPDKVVQDVSVKDIVDQEAKASGKVNRWTVIGYLGYFGHPSFAIACILGLFLANIFYFGANFWLSIWVEAYEKGGPVDVAYYLGIFAAFIFLEIIAFGFIVIMFEWGGWRAARRLHNDFIRSIMSVPLSWFKTIPVGRITNRFSGDMASIDGNLSGMVRQIVDIFMMLFFRLGAVSSIMPIFMIPGLITCFIGVLIGEMYTRTAVVIKRLTSSSQSPVFSQFADTLSGLAIIRARKDKAQGFRFDLADKLRIWSATAEANYNCNRWVGVRIDFVTSLVSLFAGIIAISKAGIVGAGLVGFSLTNANDLSNTVLYMVRAMNDLEVEMQSFHRVKEYVKLESEDKNDRPYPDEGKGQYADDETHVIPKNWPRSGEIEFRNVTIRYDPDGPDILSNINLKFNAGERVAVVGRTGSGKSTLVLSLLRFTEIVSGEILFDGVDITKLPRTRLRESLTIIPQEAVLFNGSVESNLDPTGRVPREQLEAALDNCKGIASFSGDVTEEDDNDANAAIRGHAQAITLSTEVDARGENFSHGQRQVLSLCRALIRKSKLMLLDEATASMDYETDRGIQQILRDDLEAADDDRTLVTIAHRLRTIIDYDKVVVMSAGRVLEYGSPKELYDAKGQFYDMVYHSGEMEELERLLEEK, encoded by the exons ATGAACGTGGTGATACACAGGTTCCGGGACTATGAGTTCTCTCCTATGCGCAACCGCGTTGTGCTCGGTGATAACGGCCCCCAAACGTTTCCGAGTCG CATCTCGTCTGCCGCTTCCCAGGTACCTTGGGTCGTGGAGGCCTCGAGTGCCGCTCGCTCTGGCATCCCGCAAGCCACTGTTCTCGCCACATCTTGTCTGTTAATCGTGCTGCATTTGATCAGACGACGCTCAAAACGCAGCCTTTCACACCATGCCGTAAAGTCCAGGGCGTCTGGTCTTCGATGGGGCTATGAGGTGTTGTCGCAGATGGCTCGAGCCGCGGCCCTCgccttcctcgccgccgcgttTTTCCAAGGACACGCTCACGTGCTCAACGTCGTTCTTGTCGCATACATCTTCGCCCTTGGATTGACTCGTCTAGTCACAGAGGCCCCGTGGCGTCAGGAAGCTCTCTACCACATCAATCTCATCATTGTTGCCGAATTGGCCATCTTGATCACCGCTCAGCTTCTTCCCTGCATCGAAATCGACGTCGAGTGCACCGAGGATGCCAGCGTCGTCGGCGCTGCAGGCGCCCTTTCATTCGGCCTGGCTGTTGCCATGTGTACGCCTCGTCAATGGATTCAACCTCAGCTCGCCTACGAGATCCCGGGTTTCCATGTGCCCGACGAACCTGCCCTTGAGGAAGAAACCAGCTGGGTCAACTACTACTGCACCTACCAGTGGCTGACTCCGACCATCTGGAAGGGCACCTGGGGCAAGCtcgacatgtctggtattcCAAAGTTGGCCTGGTATGATGAGCCTCTCTatcttcttcgccaagtTCAGCTGGCCAGAGCTGCCTCCAAGTCTACCTTGTGGACCACGCTACGCTTCCAGCGAACAGAACTGGCCCTCATGTCCATCTTGATTGGCCTTGCATATATTGTCGAAAACGTCTCCCCTTTTGGCATGTTCCAGCTGCTTGCGTACCTTGACGACCCCGGCTCTGCCGTGTATAGGCCGTGGATATGGTTACTGCTCACCTTCTTCGGTCCCATGAGTCGATCTATCCTGTTCCAGGGATATGTCTTCACTTCCACCAGACTCATTGTTCGTATCAAGTCTGCCATGACCCAAGAGCTGTACCAAAGAGCCTTGGAGTCTATGGAACTTGAAGATGATCCTTTTGCCGGCAAATTTGATGacgacaaggaaaagaagggaaaagagAACAGCACAAAGGCCACCTCGGCTGGTCGGTTGGCCAACCTCATGGCTGCAGATGTCGAGGCTATTTTCAAAGCACGAGATGTTATAATTATCCTGGTGGGTGTTCCTGCTGGAACCATCGTTTCGTTTGTCGGTTTATACCGGATGCTTGGCTGGGTGTCCATCGTCGGAGTCGTTATCCTCGTGCTCGCAACTCCCATCTCCTTTCTTCTCGGCAAATGGATGTACCGCACACAAAAGAAGGTTCGGAAGGCTCAGGACTCGCGAATTTCTCTTGTAACCGAGTATTTGGCTTCCATCAAAGCCATCAAATACTTTGCCTGGGAGAAGCCAATCACGGAAAAGATTGTCGAATCTCGTGCATTGGAACAAAAGGCGTTGTGGGGAGTGTCTGTTCTGCAAGTTTTCATCAACCAGATCACACAAATCTTTCCTTATCTTTCATTACTCGTCATGTTTGGCCTGCACGTCATAATCGACAAGCAGCGGTTGACAGCTTCTACGGCTTTCACAACGGTGTATCTTGTGAAGAACATCCGTCGAAAcatcatgatggccagcTATTTTGCTCGAAGTTTTGCTGGTGCTATTGTTGCTTTTGGCCGACTCGACAAGTACTTTGCCAGCACTGTGCCACTGGTCCAATACCCTGAGGGGCCGCTCCGCATTGAAAAGGGATATTTTAGGCGGAACAAGAAGGCCATTTTCAGACTCGAAGATATTTCACTAGATTTTGTCCAAGGCGGCCTGAATGTCGTTACTGGCCAGAGTGGGAGCGGAAAATCCACGCTCATGCTTGCTATTTTGGGAGAGACCTATCTAGAAAGCGGTTCCATCTCTGTTCCGGCCGACATTGCTTACGCCTCGCAAACGTCGTGGCTGCAAAATGAGACCATCAAAGACAATATTCTCTTCGGTAGCCCAATGGAGAAAGTACGATATGACCGGGTCCTGACTGCATGTTGTCTTCCTGAAGATTTGCGCGAGCTACCAGATGGGGATCGGACATCGGTTGGAGAGAACGGAACATCCTTGTCTGGCGGACAAAAGGCACGGGTAGCTCTGGCCAGGGCTCTGTACTCCAAGGCTCCCTTGTTGCTACTTGACGACATCTTCGCAGCCCTAGACGCCAAGACTTCTGCTGGTGTCTGGAAACATTGCTTCTGTGGCGACTTGCTAAAGGGCCGCACCGTGGTTCTCGTTACTCAAGTTCCATGGATCGCTGCTCAAGCTGATCTCTCCATCTTGCTCGAAAAGGGACAAGTCAAGGCGGCTGAGCCCAACATCGGTGTCGTGCGCCGACCGATCAAGATTGCTGAGGTCCTCGGAGGCGATGCTGATGACAGCAGTGAAACCGAGGTGGAAACACCTCCGGAACCGGATCTGCAAGCTATATCAGACGCTTTGAATGACCCTGACAAGGTTGTCCAGGACGTCTCCGTCAAGGACATCGTCGACCAGGAAGCAAAGGCTTCGGGTAAAGTTAACAGATGGACCGTGATTGGATATCTGGGATATTTCGGTCACCCATCTTTCGCTATTGCCTGCATACTTGGCCTGTTTCTGGCCAACATTTTCTATTTCGGTGCCAATTTCTGGTTGTCCATTTGGGTTGAAGCATACGAAAAGGGCGGTCCGGTAGATGTTGCCTATTACCTGGGTATCTTTGCTGCTTTCATTTTTCTCGAGATCATCGCCTTTGGATTTATTGTCATCATGTTTGAATGGGGCGGCTGGCGTGCCGCAAGACGTCTGCACAATGACTTTATTCGAAGCATCATGAGTGTTCCCCTGTCTTGGTTCAAGACCATCCCAGTGGGTCGAATCACCAACCGATTCTCTGGCGATatggcatcaattgatggcaaTCTTAGCGGCATGGTGCGTCAAATCGTGGACATTTTCATGATGCTTTTCTTCCGACTGGGTGCTGTCAGCTCCATCATGCCCATCTTCATGATTCCTGGGCTTATTACCTGCTTTATCGGTGTGTTGATTGGGGAAATGTACACGAGAACCGCCGTCGTCATTAAGCGCCTCACATCATCCTCTCAGTCTCCTGTATTTTCGCAGTTTGCTGACACCCTTTCCGGGCTTGCCATTATTCGAGCTAGAAAGGACAAGGCCCAGGGATTCAGATTTGACCTTGCTGACAAGCTCCGTATTTGGTCTGCAACGGCTGAGGCAAACTATAATTGCAACCGATGGGTTGGTGTTAGGATAGATTTCGTCACGTCACTTGTTTCACTTTTCGCTGGCATCATTGCCATTTCCAAGGCCGGCATTGTTGGTGCGGGTTTGGTTGGCTTCTCTCTAACCAACGCCAATGATCTCAGCAATACTGTTCTCTACATGGTCCGAGCTATGAACGACCTTGAAGTTGAGATGCAAAGC TTCCACCGAGTAAAGGAATACGTGAAGCTGGAGTCCGAGGACAAAAATGACAGGCCTTATCCAGATGAAGGTAAAGGCCAGTATGCCGATGACGAAACTCACGTTATTCCCAAGAACTGGCCCCGGTCCGGCGAGATTGAGTTTCGAAACGTGACAATCCGCTATGATCCTGATGGCCCAGACATTCTCAGTAATATCAACCTCAAGTTCAACGCCGGAGAACGGGTTGCCGTCGTAGGGCGGACTGGATCTGGCAAGAGCACT CTCGTACTATCACTACTTCGATTCACCGAGATTGTATCGGGTGAGATCTTATTCGATGGCGTGGACATCACAAAACTTCCCCGAACCCGCCTTCGTGAAAGTCTCACCATCATCCCCCAGGAAGCGGTCCTGTTCAATGGGTCCGTAGAGTCCAATCTTGACCCAACCGGCCGAGTTCCACGAGAGCAGCTCGAAGCAGCTCTCGACAACTGCAAAGGCATCGCCTCCTTCTCCGGCGATGTCACTGAAGAAGACGATAATGACGCCAATGCCGCCATCCGTGGACACGCCCAGGCCATCACGCTGTCGACCGAGGTAGATGCCCGCGGGGAGAACTTCTCTCATGGCCAACGCCAGGTCCTCTCTCTCTGCCGCGCCTTAATCCGCAAGAGCAAACTAATGCTCCTGGACGAAGCAACCGCCAGCATGGACTACGAGACCGATCGAGGTATCCAGCAAATCCTCCGTGACGACCTCGAGGCAGCTGATGACGATCGCACCCTCGTTACTATTGCCCACCGTCTTCGAACCATCATTGACTACGACAAGGTGGTTGTCATGAGCGCCGGCAGGGTCCTAGA ATACGGCTCGCCCAAGGAACTCTACGACGCTAAAGGCCAATTCTATGACATGGTCTACCATAGTGGGGAAATGGAGGAGCTTGAAAGGCTTTTGGAGGAGAAATAA